In the Marinobacter sp. Arc7-DN-1 genome, TCACCTCGCCGGACCATTTTTCGGCCGTGGCCTCAACACCGGATTTTGCGCCGGACAGGCGCAGATAGACCTTGCCGTCCACCCAGCAGGCAGCCGTGATCGGCTTGGGCTCGGCGGCGCGGCTGTTCATGTAGTGAATCACCTCGTCCATGCCCATTTCCTGAATCAGGGTCAGGGACGCAGCAGGTCTGGGCATCACTTTCATGCTAATTTCGGTAATCACGCCAAGCGTGCCGAGGGCGCCGGCCTGAAGCCGTGATACGTCATAGCCGGCCACGTTCTTCATGACCTGACCACCAAAGCGAAGGTGCTCACCCTTGCCGTTCAGCAGCCGGATACCCAGGACCTGGTCCCGTACCGAACCCGCCCACGGACGGCCCGGGCCGGAAAGATTGCAGGCCAGGGTGCCGCCGATGCTGGAGGCAGCACCGAATCTGGGCGGTTCGAAATGCAGGCACTGGCCCTGTTCGGCCAGGGTGGCCTCGATCTCGCTCAAAGGCGTACCGGCACGAACGGTCAATACCAGTTCGACCGGATGGTAATCCACGATGCCGGAATGTTCGCCCACGTTGAGGGTTCCGGCATCCGGGTCGGCTTCCCGGCCCATAAAGGCCTTGGTTCCACCGCCGACAATATTGAGTTTGTGCCCGCTGTCCCGGGCCTGGAGCACCTGCTCCTTCAGTTGTTGGGAAATATCAGCCATGGGCGGCTTCCGTATGGTCGTGCGTGTGTTGTTTATGCTCAAGGGAGCGGTATTCCTGGCAGAATCGCAGTGCCGGCACGCCCTTGCCCGGGTTGAGAATACCGGCGGGGTCGAAGGCCGCTTTCACATCGTGGAACTGCTGCAGCTCCTCATCGTTGAACTGCACGGCCATCTGGCGGATTTTTTCCACGCCAACGCCATGCTCACCGGTGATGCAGCCACCCACTTCCACACACATTTCCAGGATGCGGGAGCCAAACGCCTCGGTGCGCTCAAACTCGCCGGGCACGTTGGCGTCAAACAGGATCAACGGGTGCAGGTTGCCGTCGCCGGCGTGGAACACGTTGGCCACGCGCAGACCGAACTCCTCGGACATCTTCTCCATTTCCGTCAGAACGTAGGCGATCTCACGGCGGGGAATGGTACCGTCCATGCAGTAGTAATCCGGCGAAATCCGGCCGACTGCCGGGAACGCGGATTTACGGCCTTTCCACAACAGCGCACGCTCTTCCTCGCTCTGGGAAGTACGGACGGAGGTAGCCCCCAGCTTGCGGAACACGTCCTCGGCCTGGGCGATGTGCTCATGCACCTCTTCTTCGGTACCGTCTACTTCGCACAGCAGCAAGGCTTTGGCATCCCTCGGGTAACCCGCCTGGGCGAAGTCGTCGGCCGCGACGATCGCGTGGCTATCCATCATTTCCAGGCCGCCGGGAATGATCCCGTGGGAAATAATGCCGCCCACGGCATCGCCGCCCTTCTGCACATCATCAAAACCGGCCATAACCACCTGGGCCACTTCCGGCTCCGGCAGCAGTTTTACTTTTACTTCCGTCACCACACCCAGCAGACCTTCAGAGCCGGTCATCAGCGCCAGCAGATCCATGCCACAGCTGTCCAGGCCATCGCTGCCCACGGTGACCACATCACCCTCGGCGGTCACCATCTCCACGCTAAGAATATTGTGAACGGTCAGCCCGTACTTGAGGCAGTGCACGCCACCGGAATTCTCCGCCACATTACCGCCGATGGTGCAGGCGATCTGGGACGAGGGATCCGGGCCGTAGTAGAGACCATACTGGGCCGCCTCTTCACTGATGGCCAGATTACGAACACCAGGCTGAAGCCGTGCCGTTCGCCCCAGTGGATCAATCCCGATGATGCGGTTGAACTTGGCCAGCGACAGCACCACGCCCTCTTTATTGGGCATGGCACCGGCACTGAGCCCGGTTCCGGCACCACGGGCCACCACCGGCACTGCGTTCTCGTTGCAGATGCGCATCACGCGCTGCACCTGTTCAACGGTCTCCGGCAGAACCACCAGCAACGGCATCTCGCAATACATGGACATGCCGTCGCATTCGTAGGGCTTCATGGTTTCGTCATCGGTGATGACGTAGTCCGGGTCGATAAACGACCGGAACTGCTCCACCAGCTCGGCTTTGCTAACTTTCGGCTTGGTAGTCATAGCACTCTCTGGGTTTGGATTACATCAAGTGTGACAGTCATCAACCGCGTTTTGTTGCAAAGTGGTCAAGACCGGCCTGGGCACAATCCATGTCCTGCTGGGGCGTACCGGAACTGATTCCGATACCCCCCACCACGTCGCCGTCAACGATCACCGGCAAGCCACCGCCAACTGAGCTGATGCGCCCGCCCACTTCGGTGTGAATACCAAAGGCCAGGCTGCCGGGCACGTTCACCTTGTTGTAGTCGTGGGTGGCTTTCTTCGCCGCCGCCGCCGTGAACGCCTTGTCCTGGGCAATGGTCACACTGGTGATCTTGCCGCCGTCCATGCGCTCGAAGGCCACCAGGTTGCCGGATTCATCCACGATGGCAATGCACATGGGCACGCCGATTTCCTGGGCCTTGTTCGCGGCGCCTTCAATGAGAATTCGTGCTTCAGCCAGATCCAGCCGATTGATTGTCAACATAACGTATTACTCCTTGAATTAATTAACCGTAGACCAGCCCTGGCAGCCAGGTTACGAGGCCGGGAATCAGGATACACATGAACAGCCCGAGCGCCTGAATCGCCAGGAACACCAGGGACGACTGGAAAATCGTGGCCATGGATATTTCCGGCGGGCATACGCCGCGGAGGTAGAACAATGCGTAACCGAATGGCGGACTGAGGAACGACATCTGCATATTGACCAGATAGAGCACGCCAAACCAGAGCACAACGTCATCACCTGCCACAGGCGGGAAGCCCAGCAACCCCGGGAACTCCAGCGCTTTAACAATAGGAATGAAGATAGGAACTGCCAGCAGCAGAATACCCACCCAATCCAGGAACATACCCAGAACCACCAGCAGGAACATCAGCAGGAACAGAATGCCGTATGGCGACATGCCAGTACCCAGGATGGCGTCCGTGACAAATTGCTGCCCACCCTGAAGGATGTAGAAGCCAACAAAGACCGAGGCACCGAACATGATCCACAGCACCATTGCGGATGCCTTGGTAGTGGTTACGGATGCTTCCCGCAGTCCGGCAATGGAGAACCTGCCGTGCATCATGGCCACCACGATGGCGCCAAAGGAGCCGATACCGGCCGCTTCCACGGGCGTTGCGATGCCGCCGAACAGCAGGCCCAGCACCAGAAATACCAGAATCAGTGGAGCAATCAGGTTTTTCGTGAGCAGCAGCTTTTCCTTCAGGGAAATCCGCTCTTCCACCGGTACAGGCGGCCCCAGCTTCGGATTAATCCAGCTGCGGATCAGCACATAGGCAATATACATGGAAGACAGCATCAGGCCCGGGATCACGGAGCCGAGATACAACTCACCGACCGATTGCTGTGCGACAACCGCGTACAGAATTGCCAGGATTGAAGGAGGAATCAGTATGCCCAGAGTACCGCCAGCCATGATCGAGCCCAGAGCGATCTTCTGATCGTAACCGCGCTTGAGCATCGCCGGCAGAGCGATGATACCCATCGTGACAACTGCGGCTCCAATGACACCCACCATGGCTGCAAGGAGGGTGGAGGCCAGGATGGTTGCTGTCGCCAGACCGCCGCTCAGGCCACCCATCCACTTGTAGACCACACTGAACATTTCCTCAATCAGGCCGGCGCGTTCAAGCATCGAAGCCATGAAGATAAACAGCGGTATCGCCGCCAGATCAGAGTTGGTCATCATCGGGAAGATGCGCCCCGGCACGAGGTTCAGCATCAGTGCGTCGCCCACCAGGTAGATGAACATCACCCCTAGACCACCGGTCACGAAAGCCAGCGGCAGCCCCATCATCAGGGCCACGGCAAGGGAACCGAACATCAGATAGGTCAAAGGCCCGATCTTGACGTCAGAAAGGCTACCGGAGAGCTTGAACAGGAATTGCTCATCGCTCCACGGATCGTAGAAAAGAATGTTGATCATTTCGACACAGATGACAAACGCCAGTGCCACTGTGGCGATAATCATCAGCCAGGTACTCAGCTTCCCGACAAGGTTACTGCCCGGCGCAGTTGTTGTATTTGTAGTCATGCGGTGCGCTCCCGGCCAAGACGGACAAACAGGACAATATCCTTGATCAGCTTGGATGTGCCTGCGAGTAAAAGAAGTATTGAACCCAGAACCATCATGCCTTTGGCCGGCCAATGCTGGATGCCCCAGGTCTCAACCGTGGTCTCATTCATGGCGTAGGAATCCTGGAAGAAGGTCCAGGAGGTAACCAGCAGAATCAGGGCAAAAATGAAGAAGAACATGGAAGTAAAGATGTCCAGGCCAATTCTTCCCCTCGGCGGCAGCATGTTGTACATCACATCCACACGCACGTGGGCGCCATGAAGCATGGCAAATGCGCCCGCCAGCATATACTGCATACCCAGCAGCAGGAAGCTGGCTTCATGGACCCAGATGGTGGGCATGTTAAAGATATAGCGCATGACCACCCCAAAGAAATAGAACACAACGGCATTGATTGTCCAAAACGACACAAACAGACCGGATTTGTCGCACATCCAGTCCACTACCTTGGTAAACCAGTTCCCTTCGAACTGGAGATAGATAAGAGGATCATCCTCTTCCGCCTGTAATTCCCCCGGTGTCAATTCCGGCTCGGCACTCCCGCCTCCGTGACCACTACTCCACCTGTCCCAGGCCATCATGATCAGCGGCATGACCGCAAGCCAGCCCCAGTAGAACCAGTGCGGCATTACGAATCCGAAACCTTCAAGATCAGACATGTTGTTGCTTCCTCAGCCACAAAACGGGGAAGGTGGGACCCCCCCTTCCGAAGCTGTCCCTGCCCTTCCCCTTGTTTCTTTTTTTATTGATTTGACAAGGCGTTACCGGCCCGGCACACCTTCAAGATCAGACTCATCGATATAGCCGACGGTATCGTTCATCATATACTCGATCTGCATGTCGAAGATGGCACGGGCATCTTCGTCTTTGTTCGCCCACTTATACCAGATCGGGATGGCTCTGCGGCGCCATTCATCCACATCCTCCTGGCTCAGACGGCTCACGGTGTCACCCGCATCCTTGAACTTCTTCATGGCCTCAACGTTGCGCTTCTGAATGGTCAGGTAGTGCTTCTGGGAATAGATGCGCACTTCATCCTCAACCAGTTGCTGGAGTTTCGGATCCAGAGCGTTCCAGGCACGCAGGTTGACGGTCAGATCCATCAGGTCCACCGGCTGGTAGATCGACATTACGCCCGGAGGTCCGAACAGAATGTAATCTGTCACCTGGGAAAAGCCCAGTTCCCAGTTCACCGCCGGGCCCACGTAATCGGCTGCGTCGATGGTGCCCTTTTCCAGGGCCGGGAAGATGTCAGAGCCCGGCAGACTCACGGTAGAAGCACCGAACGCCTGAAACACCTCAGCGACCATACCACCGGGAACCCGGAGCTTCATGCCTTTAAAGTCTTCGAGACTGTTTACCGGGGTCTTGGAGTGAATGATATTTGCATCGTGCTGGATCGGCCCCACATAGAACAGCCCGAACTTCTTGTAGATTTCCCGGGTCTTCTCCAGCATGCCCAGTGAGTAGAACATGGTGTCCCACTGGTGAGGCTGATCCGGGCCGCCGGGATAGGATGACAGGAAAACCGAAGCGGGAATCTTGCCGGACCAGTACAGAGTGAACGGGTTCATGCCCTGAAGAACGCCACTGCGAACCGAATCGAACAGTGAATTGCTATCGGCGGCGACAGCCTTGGCAGGGAAACATTTGAAGATCAGTTCCCCGCCGGACTTCTCTTCCATGCCATTACACCAGTCCTCAAACAGGTCATAGCCGACCGTGCCCGCATCCCAGACAGACTGGATTTTCCAGGTTGTTGCAGCCTGGGCCTGGCCGGCACCCATCAGCATCGCGCCGGCGAAGGCGGCGCCTACAGCGGCAGTTTTAAGGAAACTTCTGCGAGGTGGGGTCTCGCCCGTATCACATTTATTCCGGATGTTATTCTTCGAATTCATCGAAACGTCTCCGTTGGCTTTGTTGTTATGAGCGTCATAGCAACGCCGGCACAGGCCGGCATTACCATGATATTCGTAGCCATTCCCGCTTTAGTCCAGTTCCGTAACTACTGGTCAGACCAGTTTTTGAAGTATTAAAAATGGACGAAATACTCTGAATCAGCCATATTTAACGGGCTCGGACGCGTATCGGTTGGCAGATTAAGCAACAACAATCAGAACCATTGACTGGTCAGACCACAGAGCACAAACAGGCACCCAAATGGCAATCTCCCAGGAAATTTCTTACCGGCTGGAACGGCTCATCCTTGATGGCGGGCTCGCCCCGGAGCAGAAAATACCCTCCGAACGGCAATTGGCGGCGCGGCTGGGTGTTTCCCGCGCAGTCATTCGCGAAGCCCTGCACGAGCTTCAGGGTCGAGGGGTTATCGAAACCCGGCATGGCAAGGGCTCATTTGTGGCCAGCATGGTTCCCGGCTCCAACGATCTGGGTGAACAGAGCCCGCTGATGCATCTTTTCGAAGGCCACCCCCGAACCCTCTATGATTTGCTGGAAGTGCGGGAGCAACTTGAGGGTCAGGCGGCCTACCTGGCAGCACAACGGGCAACCCGGCTGGACCGGCACCGGATCACCAAGGCGTTCCGTGCTCTGGAAGACACCGATCCGCTCAGCAACGCCCGACCCGACCACGGCTTTCACCTGGCCATTGTGGAGGCCTCCCACAATCCGATTCTGGTGCACGTGCTCAATAGCCTGAAAAACATGATGCTGTTGACCGTTCAGGCATCCGTTGCCAACCTCAACCCGAGGGAAGAGATGCGCAAGAAAATTGTCCGCCAGCACAGGCAACTTTATGAGGCGGTAATTTCCGGCAAAGCCGCCAGCGCCCAGAAAGCCGCCACAGCCCATGTGCGGTTCGTCAGCGAAGCCATGCGGGAGATGGAAAAGGAAGGCAGTACGCTGATCCGCCTGCCGGTCGGCGCAGAGGCCGGGGCGCATTACTCACAGGCCACGACCTGAGGATGGCAAACGCTTGCATTGATCACCCATTCGCCCACAATGAAATGCAGCGAACGGCGGTGAAATACGGTGAAACGCCCTGTTGAAGGTATTGATTTCTGCATCCACAGTCCGTAAAACATGCGCCTTTGAATTACAGCCTCAGGAGTCACCCATGGCGGACCAAGCGCCTTTGATCTGCAGGGACATTCACAAGACCTTTGATCAGCTTGAAGTACTCAAGGGTATTTCACTGGAGACCCGCAAAGGCGACGTGGTTTCCCTGATCGGCAGCTCCGGCTCCGGAAAGAGTACCTTCCTGCGTTGCATTAACCTGCTGGAAACGCCCACATCCGGCGACATTATCGTGCACGGCGACCCGATACGGTTCACCACCAACCGGAAAGGCGAACGCATTCCTGCGGATAACAAGCAGGTTGAACTGATCCGGGCAAAACTTTCCATGGTGTTCCAGAGCTTCAACCTCTGGTCCCACATGACCGTGCTCGAAAACATCATTGAAGCGCCCATCCACGTGCTCAAGGTGCCCAAGAAGGAAGCGATTGAGCGTGCCGAGGCCTACCTGAACAAGGTGGGCATCTACGAACGCAAGGATTACTATCCGGCCCAGATGTCGGGCGGTCAGCAGCAGCGGGCCGCCATTGCCCGGGCCCTCGCCATGGAGCCGGAAGTCATGCTGTTTGATGAGCCCACGTCGGCTCTCGATCCTGAGCTGGTGGGTGAAGTGCTCAAAGTTATGCAAAGCCTCGCCGAGGAAGGCCGCACCATGATCGTGGTCACCCACGAGATGGCGTTTGCAAGGGATGTGTCGAGTCAGGTCCTGTTCTTGCATCAGGGCGTGATTGAGGAACAGGGTACACCGCGGAAAGTGTTTGATAACCCGGACTCGGAACGCATGAAACAGTTCCTGGCGCCCAAGTTCTGACACGCGGTGCTATCTTGAGCCGGTGAAGAAATAAAAGCTGGAATCAAAAATTCCATTAAAAATAAAGCCCAAAAGGCAAACCACTGGAGAAGTGACACATGAAAAAACTGATTGTTGCAGCAAGCTGCGCCCTCGCCCTGATTGCAGGCGGTGCACAGGCCCAGGAACGTAGCCTCCGCATTGCATTCGACGTGCCCTACGAGCCGTTTGAGTACAAAGACGAGAACGGCGAGCTGACCGGTTTCGAAGTGGAACTGGCCGAAGCCATGTGTGAAGAAATGAACGCTGACTGCGAATTCGTTATTCAGTCATGGGACGGCATGATCCCGGGTCTGCTGGCGCGTAAGTTTGATCTGATCATGTCTTCCATGTCCATCACTCCGGAGCGGGCCGAGCGGGTTCTGTTCTCCGAGCCGTACTACAACACCCCGGGTGGCTGGTTCGGCCCTGAGAGCTTCAACACCGACGTCACCGACATGGACGCCATGAAGGGCAAGACCGTGGGCGTTCAGCGTGGCACCACCATGGACACCCACGTAACCGAAAACATGGGCGGCATTGTGACCATCAAGCGTTACACAACCGCCGATGACATGGTTCTGGACCTTGAAGGCCAGCGTCTGGATGTCGTCTTCGTAGACTATCCGGTAGGCGAGCAGACTATACTGCCCAAGGAAGGCTTCAAGGAAGTTGGTGAGCCCGTAAAGCTGGGTGAGGGTGTTGGCGTTGCCATGCGCAAGCGAGACGCGGATATCGCAGAGAAAGTGAATGCAGCCCTTCGCACCCTGAAGGAAGATGGTACCTACGACACCATCATGCAGAAGTACTTCGCTTACGACATCAAGATGTAATCTTACTGGGGCGGCCGTTAAGGCTGCCTCTGCTTACCGGA is a window encoding:
- the glcE gene encoding glycolate oxidase subunit GlcE, giving the protein MADISQQLKEQVLQARDSGHKLNIVGGGTKAFMGREADPDAGTLNVGEHSGIVDYHPVELVLTVRAGTPLSEIEATLAEQGQCLHFEPPRFGAASSIGGTLACNLSGPGRPWAGSVRDQVLGIRLLNGKGEHLRFGGQVMKNVAGYDVSRLQAGALGTLGVITEISMKVMPRPAASLTLIQEMGMDEVIHYMNSRAAEPKPITAACWVDGKVYLRLSGAKSGVEATAEKWSGEVMEQGDQFWQQVQDMQHEFFAGNDVPLWRFSVGSTAATPELEGNWFIDWAGSQRWFRGTGELKELEPVARAAGGQVSLFRGGDRSGEVMHHQPEALKGIQRRIKNAFDPDNIFNPGRLYSWL
- a CDS encoding FAD-linked oxidase C-terminal domain-containing protein, which gives rise to MTTKPKVSKAELVEQFRSFIDPDYVITDDETMKPYECDGMSMYCEMPLLVVLPETVEQVQRVMRICNENAVPVVARGAGTGLSAGAMPNKEGVVLSLAKFNRIIGIDPLGRTARLQPGVRNLAISEEAAQYGLYYGPDPSSQIACTIGGNVAENSGGVHCLKYGLTVHNILSVEMVTAEGDVVTVGSDGLDSCGMDLLALMTGSEGLLGVVTEVKVKLLPEPEVAQVVMAGFDDVQKGGDAVGGIISHGIIPGGLEMMDSHAIVAADDFAQAGYPRDAKALLLCEVDGTEEEVHEHIAQAEDVFRKLGATSVRTSQSEEERALLWKGRKSAFPAVGRISPDYYCMDGTIPRREIAYVLTEMEKMSEEFGLRVANVFHAGDGNLHPLILFDANVPGEFERTEAFGSRILEMCVEVGGCITGEHGVGVEKIRQMAVQFNDEELQQFHDVKAAFDPAGILNPGKGVPALRFCQEYRSLEHKQHTHDHTEAAHG
- a CDS encoding GlcG/HbpS family heme-binding protein, encoding MLTINRLDLAEARILIEGAANKAQEIGVPMCIAIVDESGNLVAFERMDGGKITSVTIAQDKAFTAAAAKKATHDYNKVNVPGSLAFGIHTEVGGRISSVGGGLPVIVDGDVVGGIGISSGTPQQDMDCAQAGLDHFATKRG
- a CDS encoding TRAP transporter large permease, coding for MTTNTTTAPGSNLVGKLSTWLMIIATVALAFVICVEMINILFYDPWSDEQFLFKLSGSLSDVKIGPLTYLMFGSLAVALMMGLPLAFVTGGLGVMFIYLVGDALMLNLVPGRIFPMMTNSDLAAIPLFIFMASMLERAGLIEEMFSVVYKWMGGLSGGLATATILASTLLAAMVGVIGAAVVTMGIIALPAMLKRGYDQKIALGSIMAGGTLGILIPPSILAILYAVVAQQSVGELYLGSVIPGLMLSSMYIAYVLIRSWINPKLGPPVPVEERISLKEKLLLTKNLIAPLILVFLVLGLLFGGIATPVEAAGIGSFGAIVVAMMHGRFSIAGLREASVTTTKASAMVLWIMFGASVFVGFYILQGGQQFVTDAILGTGMSPYGILFLLMFLLVVLGMFLDWVGILLLAVPIFIPIVKALEFPGLLGFPPVAGDDVVLWFGVLYLVNMQMSFLSPPFGYALFYLRGVCPPEISMATIFQSSLVFLAIQALGLFMCILIPGLVTWLPGLVYG
- a CDS encoding TRAP transporter small permease subunit: MSDLEGFGFVMPHWFYWGWLAVMPLIMMAWDRWSSGHGGGSAEPELTPGELQAEEDDPLIYLQFEGNWFTKVVDWMCDKSGLFVSFWTINAVVFYFFGVVMRYIFNMPTIWVHEASFLLLGMQYMLAGAFAMLHGAHVRVDVMYNMLPPRGRIGLDIFTSMFFFIFALILLVTSWTFFQDSYAMNETTVETWGIQHWPAKGMMVLGSILLLLAGTSKLIKDIVLFVRLGRERTA
- the dctP gene encoding TRAP transporter substrate-binding protein DctP; this translates as MGAGQAQAATTWKIQSVWDAGTVGYDLFEDWCNGMEEKSGGELIFKCFPAKAVAADSNSLFDSVRSGVLQGMNPFTLYWSGKIPASVFLSSYPGGPDQPHQWDTMFYSLGMLEKTREIYKKFGLFYVGPIQHDANIIHSKTPVNSLEDFKGMKLRVPGGMVAEVFQAFGASTVSLPGSDIFPALEKGTIDAADYVGPAVNWELGFSQVTDYILFGPPGVMSIYQPVDLMDLTVNLRAWNALDPKLQQLVEDEVRIYSQKHYLTIQKRNVEAMKKFKDAGDTVSRLSQEDVDEWRRRAIPIWYKWANKDEDARAIFDMQIEYMMNDTVGYIDESDLEGVPGR
- a CDS encoding FCD domain-containing protein, with translation MAISQEISYRLERLILDGGLAPEQKIPSERQLAARLGVSRAVIREALHELQGRGVIETRHGKGSFVASMVPGSNDLGEQSPLMHLFEGHPRTLYDLLEVREQLEGQAAYLAAQRATRLDRHRITKAFRALEDTDPLSNARPDHGFHLAIVEASHNPILVHVLNSLKNMMLLTVQASVANLNPREEMRKKIVRQHRQLYEAVISGKAASAQKAATAHVRFVSEAMREMEKEGSTLIRLPVGAEAGAHYSQATT
- a CDS encoding ABC transporter ATP-binding protein translates to MADQAPLICRDIHKTFDQLEVLKGISLETRKGDVVSLIGSSGSGKSTFLRCINLLETPTSGDIIVHGDPIRFTTNRKGERIPADNKQVELIRAKLSMVFQSFNLWSHMTVLENIIEAPIHVLKVPKKEAIERAEAYLNKVGIYERKDYYPAQMSGGQQQRAAIARALAMEPEVMLFDEPTSALDPELVGEVLKVMQSLAEEGRTMIVVTHEMAFARDVSSQVLFLHQGVIEEQGTPRKVFDNPDSERMKQFLAPKF
- a CDS encoding ABC transporter substrate-binding protein yields the protein MKKLIVAASCALALIAGGAQAQERSLRIAFDVPYEPFEYKDENGELTGFEVELAEAMCEEMNADCEFVIQSWDGMIPGLLARKFDLIMSSMSITPERAERVLFSEPYYNTPGGWFGPESFNTDVTDMDAMKGKTVGVQRGTTMDTHVTENMGGIVTIKRYTTADDMVLDLEGQRLDVVFVDYPVGEQTILPKEGFKEVGEPVKLGEGVGVAMRKRDADIAEKVNAALRTLKEDGTYDTIMQKYFAYDIKM